CTGGTAGAATTGACGCAGGAGGAGAACATTTCACAATGCTCGGCAAAAATATTATTCGCAAATCGGTAACTTTGATGACTGCAGTAGCAGTCTGGTGTGTATATTCAATGGTGGCATACGCCATTCCCGGCGACATTGCAGGTGAGATCACTGTTACCGGTCAGGTAACGGTTAACGGACAACCGGCAGTGTCGAATTCGACGATCCTTTCAAGCTCCGTCATTTCGACGGGCGATGGTTCGTCCGCCGTTGTCAGCCTCGGAAAGGCAGGCAAACTCGAACTCTCTGCAAACACGAGCATGACGCTTCGCTTCTCCGACAACAGCATCGTCGCGATGCTGTCAGACGGTAAGACCCGCGTTCAGAACTCCGCAGGCGTCGCGACAACTGTAACGACCAAGCATGCTACCGTCATTGCTGACGCAAGCCAGTCGGACAACTTCACTGTTGAAGTAGAGTGTGCTCACACTCACGTTGACACCCACGCAGGTGTGGTGACCATGCGTGAAGGCACTGCCGACAAGCAGGTCGCCGCAGGCTCAAGTGCTATCGCCGGCAAAATGGATCAGGCAGGCTGCCAGCCTTGCTTCCGCGGAACGCAGCCGGCAACGGCTATCGGCGGATGGCCGTGGCTCATTCTTCTTGCTGCCGGTGCCGCAGGTGCCGGTATCTTCCTCGCTACCCGCAAGGATGATGTCAACTTCGGCGGCGGCGGTACGGTCGTAAGTCCCGTTCGTTAATTTACTATCAGTTGGTCTCAGCGGGTCATGTTCTTAGAACGTGACCCGCTATATTTTTATTCACACATCTCAATTGCTATCATTATCGTTTGTTTTCTCAATTGATTTTTTCTTATGCATATTGCAGTTATTGGAACCGGCTACGTTGGATTGGTCACGGGTGCGTGTTTTGCTGAGTTTGGGGTCGATGTCACATGTGTTGATGTAGACGTTTATAAAGTAGAAAAGCTGAAAAATGGGGTGATCCCTATTTACGAGCCCGGGCTCGACAAGATCGTTGAAAAGAATTCCTCTGCCGGCAGACTCCATTTCACCACCGATCTCGCCTCCGCAGTAAAAGGGGCCGAAGTTGTGTTTCTCGCGGTCGGCACGCCGCCGTTGCCTGACGGATCACCTGATATGAGCTTTTATCGCCAAGCAGCGTTGGACGTTGCAAAGGCGATGAACGGCTACAAGGTACTCGTCACGAAATCGACGGTGCCCGTAGGCACCGGTAAATGGCTTCGGGATTTCGTCACTGAGAATTTGGCCGAGCAAACAGAATTCGGCGTCGCTTCAAATCCGGAGTTTCTTCGCGAAGGCGCCGCCATTGAAGATTTTATGCGGCCTGACCGCGTCGTTATCGGCAGTAACGAGTCCCGGGCGATCGACGTGATGAAAGAGCTTTACCGGCCGCTCTATCTGATAGAGACGCCGATAGTCATAACGTCTCTCGAGGCCGCTGAGCTGATCAAATATGCCGCAAACGCCTTTCTGGCTACGAAGATCACCTTTATAAACGAGGTCGCCAATCTTTGCGATGCAATAGGCTGCGACGTTCACGATGTCGCACGCGGCATGGGAATGGACAACCGCATCGGTCGAAAATTCCTGCATCCCGGCCCAGGCTACGGCGGCTCTTGTTTTCCTAAGGACACGCGTGCTTTGACGACCGTTGCAGACCAATTCGGCGTAGAGACGCTTATCGTGGACGCGGTGATCGAGGCGAACGAACGGCAGCGCCAAGCAATGATCCCGAAGATCAAGGAGCTCGTTGGCGACCTTGCCGGAAAGCGTATAGCGGTTCTCGGCCTGTCATTTAAGCCGGAAACGGACGATATGCGTGAGTCGCCTGCGATCGAGATCCTGAACGGCCTTCGAGCAGAAGGAGCCTCGATCAAAGCCTACGATCCCGTAGCTATGGAGGAAGCGCGGCATTATATCGAAGGCCTTGAATATGCCTCGGATGAATACGACGCTATCGAAGGTGCGGACGCTCTGGTGATCATCACCGAGTGGAATCAATTTCGTGCCCTCGATATGGAAAAGGTGCGGTCGCTCCTCAAAGAGCCTAAGATCGCCGATCTGCGGAATATTTATGAACCTGCGGATATGAGGGCTCTCGGTTTTGAATACGTCGGCGTCGGCAGATAACATTCGACTATTGCGATGTCAGAAACTCCAAAAGTATTGGTCACAGGCGGAGCAGGTTTTATCGGCTCAAATCTCGCAGATGAACTGATCCGACGCGGCGCCCGCGTGACGATCATTGACGACCTTTCGACGGGGTTTCGAGAGAATCTGGAGGAGATCTCGGGTTCTTTTGATTTCGTCGAGGGCGACATCAACGATGATGAACTTGTCAGGAGTGTCATCGAAGGCGTCGACACCGTGTATCATCAGGCGGCTCTGCCCAGCGTTCCTCGCTCAGTGGAAAATCCGGCTGAAACGCATAGAGTATGCGTCGACGGCACATTTTCACTCCTCGTTCGGGCACGTGATGCAGGAGTTCGCCGTTTCATTTATGCGGCGTCCAGTTCCGCTTACGGCGATCAGCCGACACTTCCAAAGGTCGAGACGATGCGTCCTGACCCTTTGTCGCCCTACGCCGTCGCCAAGTTGACCGGCGAATCCTATTGCCGGGCCTTTCACAATGTTTACGGCCTGGAGACCATATCCCTGCGGTATTTCAATGTGTTCGGGCCGCGTCAGAACCCTTCGTCGATGTACTCAGGGGTAATTTCACGTTTCATTGACTCGCTCGCAAAGGGTCAAAGGCCCGTCATTTTCGGCGATGGGCTGCAGTCGAGAGATTTTACTTATATCGATAATGTTGTCGATGCCAACATCAAAGCGGCGGAGGCCGCGTCAGGCATCGGCGAGGTAATGAACGCCGCCAACGGCGAGAGAGTGACGCTGCTGGAATTGTTGGACGTTTTGAAGGTAATAATGAGCCTGGAGGGCGTAGAGCCTGATTTTCATCCCCCTCGAAAGGGCGACGTCAAACATTCGCAGGCTGACAACGGGCGTGCGGTCGAATGTTTAGGCTATAAGAAACTTGTCGGCCTTGAGGAAGGCCTCAGAAGCACCTTGGAATGGTGGCGTTCGAGCCGCTTTGCGGCCTGAACGCCCTCACAGATCATTTTTCCACCGCGAATACAGAATCCTCGATCGCTGAGTTTATAAGGATCTCACGGGCCCTAAAAGCGGCGTAAGCCGTCATGTTGCCCAGATCGAACCGCTGCGAGTATCTGCTCGGAACAATAACGCCGTCCACGGTCTGAAAATCGTCTATTTCCACAGACGTGGTTACGATCCGGCCCATCACATCATAGCTGGATTCATAGCTGCGAATTCGGCCCGTCTTGTCGTTGATAAAGAAATCCGTAAAAAACCCTTCCGGTGTCGTAATGCGGAAGCCCTTTCTTTTCCTCTTGTCTTCCGGCAGTTCAGACACAACGTAGCCGTCAACTCCGGCACGCGGCAAAAGCGGAAACCCGAGACTGGTGATCGGCGGCAGTGAAAAACCCTGAATTGACGAAAATGTATTTGTGCCGTCATGGACCTGCTTCAGAGGTTGAAAGGGGTTGTTTATCTCGAACGAGTATTTCTCGCCGCTGATCGCCATCGAAAACGCAGCCGGAGTGCTTTGGCCGAACACGCTCAAATTGACGCTGCCCTTTACGACCAATGAACGCATTTCGGCGAGTTTGCTGCCGCCGTGAGCGTCAACCGCGTTCTTTGCCAGTGCCGCAGGTGTACCGGCCGTTGAAGGAGCGGCAGATCTGCCGCTCGGCTTACCTGATGCCTGTGCATACAGCCCGCTTGCAAAAAACGTAAATGTGATCAGAGACGTGATAACT
This sequence is a window from Acidobacteriota bacterium. Protein-coding genes within it:
- a CDS encoding SDR family oxidoreductase, translated to MSETPKVLVTGGAGFIGSNLADELIRRGARVTIIDDLSTGFRENLEEISGSFDFVEGDINDDELVRSVIEGVDTVYHQAALPSVPRSVENPAETHRVCVDGTFSLLVRARDAGVRRFIYAASSSAYGDQPTLPKVETMRPDPLSPYAVAKLTGESYCRAFHNVYGLETISLRYFNVFGPRQNPSSMYSGVISRFIDSLAKGQRPVIFGDGLQSRDFTYIDNVVDANIKAAEAASGIGEVMNAANGERVTLLELLDVLKVIMSLEGVEPDFHPPRKGDVKHSQADNGRAVECLGYKKLVGLEEGLRSTLEWWRSSRFAA
- a CDS encoding UDP-glucose/GDP-mannose dehydrogenase family protein, encoding MHIAVIGTGYVGLVTGACFAEFGVDVTCVDVDVYKVEKLKNGVIPIYEPGLDKIVEKNSSAGRLHFTTDLASAVKGAEVVFLAVGTPPLPDGSPDMSFYRQAALDVAKAMNGYKVLVTKSTVPVGTGKWLRDFVTENLAEQTEFGVASNPEFLREGAAIEDFMRPDRVVIGSNESRAIDVMKELYRPLYLIETPIVITSLEAAELIKYAANAFLATKITFINEVANLCDAIGCDVHDVARGMGMDNRIGRKFLHPGPGYGGSCFPKDTRALTTVADQFGVETLIVDAVIEANERQRQAMIPKIKELVGDLAGKRIAVLGLSFKPETDDMRESPAIEILNGLRAEGASIKAYDPVAMEEARHYIEGLEYASDEYDAIEGADALVIITEWNQFRALDMEKVRSLLKEPKIADLRNIYEPADMRALGFEYVGVGR